One genomic window of Medicago truncatula cultivar Jemalong A17 chromosome 1, MtrunA17r5.0-ANR, whole genome shotgun sequence includes the following:
- the LOC11418161 gene encoding hydroquinone glucosyltransferase, with product MEKTIHIAVIPGAWYSHLVSILEFSKLLVQLHPDFHVTCFIPTLGSPSSASKSFLQTLPSNIGYTFLPPVNPNDLPQGTSVECQIHLATTLTLPYLHQALNSLTLRTPPVALVVDSLSAEALDLAKEFNMLSYVYFPPAATTLSFYFYLLKLDKETSCEYRDLPEPIQAPGCVPIRGRDLVAQAQDRSSQSYKFLLQRIKRFCSVDGILINSFLEIEKGPIEALTEEGSGNPAVYPIGPIIQTRTESGNNGMECLTWLHKQQPCSVLYVSFGSGGALSQEQIDELAIGLELSNHKFLWVVRAPSSSASGAYLSAENDVDLLQFLPPGFLERTKEQGMVIPSWAPQIETLSHRSVGGFLSHCGWNSILESVMHGVPLITWPLFGEQRMNAVVLSEGLKVGLRPRVNDNGIVEREEISKLIKGLMEGEECENLRNNMKELKEASTNALKEDGSSRKTISQLALKWRNLVHENYVVSTSKSDIALIGNHSKGSMSNSIRLFKITSHISKDPKIIQVQSHPPRSNAIQMALLDAIRNWQLVVASLARDSMASFMDLGTKSDKSSNGMECLTWLDKQQPCSVLYVSFGSGGALSQEQTDELAIGLELSNHKFLWVVRAPSSSACGAYLSAQNDVDLSQVLPSGFLERTKEQGMVIPSWAPQIEILSHISVGGFLSHCGWSSILESAMHGVPLITWPLFAEQRMNAFVLSEGLKVGVRPRVNENGIVERIEVSKVIKCLMEGEECEKLRNNMKELKEAATNALQEDGSSRKTVSQLAHKWKNLVHEN from the exons ATGGAGAAAACAATTCACATTGCTGTTATTCCAGGTGCTTGGTATAGCCATTTAGTCTCTATTCTTGAATTCTCCAAGCTACTTGTTCAGCTCCATCCAGACTTTCATGTCACTTGCTTCATTCCTACACTTGGATCACCCTCAAGTGCCTCAAAGTCATTCCTTCAAACTCTTCCATCAAACATTGGCTACACTTTTCTTCCACCTGTGAATCCCAACGACCTACCTCAAGGGACTAGTGTAGAATGCCAAATTCATCTCGCAACGACACTCACTCTGCCATATTTACATCAGGCATTGAACTCCTTAACTTTAAGGACTCCCCCTGTGGCACTGGTGGTTGATTCTTTATCTGCCGAAGCACTAGATTTGGCTAAGGAGTTCAACATGTTGTCCTATGTTTACTTCCCTCCTGCAGCCACCACTTTGTCTTTCTACTTCTATTTGCTCAAATTGGATAAGGAAACATCATGTGAGTACAGAGATCTGCCAGAACCTATTCAAGCACCAGGTTGTGTACCAATTCGTGGTCGGGATCTCGTTGCCCAAGCTCAAGATAGATCGAGCCAATCTTACAAATTCTTACTCCAACGTATTAAAAGATTCTGTTCTGTTGATGGCATACTTATTAATAGCTTCCTGGAAATTGAAAAAGGTCCTATAGAAGCACTGACAGAAGAAGGAAGTGGTAACCCTGCTGTGTACCCTATTGGACCCATTATCCAAACAAGAACAGAATCTGGTAATAATGGTATGGAGTGTCTGACATGGTTACATAAACAACAACCTTGTTCAGTTTTGTATGTTTCTTTTGGAAGTGGTGGTGCACTTTCACAAGAACAAATTGATGAGTTGGCTATTGGTTTGGAATTGAGTAATCATAAATTCTTATGGGTTGTAAGAGCACCAAGTAGTTCAGCCAGTGGTGCATATCTTTCAGCAGAAAATGATGTTGATCTTTTGCAGTTTTTACCACCTGGGTTCTTGGAGAGAACCAAGGAGCAAGGGATGGTTATTCCATCATGGGCACCTCAGATTGAAACACTTAGTCACAGATCAGTTGGTGGATTCTTGAGTCACTGTGGCTGGAATTCAATCCTTGAGAGTGTGATGCATGGTGTGCCACTAATCACATGGCCTTTGTTTGGTGAGCAAAGAATGAATGCAGTTGTGCTGAGTGAGGGCCTTAAAGTGGGACTGAGGCCAAGGGTTAATGATAATGGCATTGTTGAAAGGGAGGAAATTTCTAAATTGATCAAGGGTCTCATGGAAGGAGAAGAATGTGAGAATTTGCGCAATAATATGAAGGAATTAAAAGAAGCTTCTACTAATGCGCTCAAAGAAGACGGGTCTTCTAGAAAGACCATTTCTCAATTAGCACTCAAGTGGAGAAATTTGGTGCATGAAAACTA TGTTGTTTCTACAAGTAAAAGTGACATTGCTCTCATTGGCAACCATTCCAAGGGATCAATGTCAAATTCTATTAGGCTTTTCAAAATCACAAGTCACATTTCGAAAGATCCTAAGATTATTCAAGTTCAATCGCATCCTCCTCGATCAAATGCAATTCAGATGGCGCTACTAGATGCAATCCGAAATTGGCAGCTAGTGGTGGCATCTTTAGCGAGAGACTCCATGGCTTCTTTCATGGA TTTGGGAACAAAATCTGATAAAAGTAGCAATGGTATGGAGTGTTTGACATGGTTAGATAAACAGCAGCCTTGTTCAGTTTTGTATGTTTCTTTTGGAAGCGGTGGTGCACTTTCACAAGAACAAACTGATGAGCTAGCTATTGGTTTGGAATTGAGTAATCATAAATTCTTATGGGTTGTAAGAGCACCAAGTAGTTCAGCATGTGGTGCATATCTTTCAGCACAAAACGATGTTGATCTTTCGCAGGTTTTACCATCTGGGTTCTTGGAGAGAACCAAGGAGCAAGGAATGGTTATTCCATCATGGGCACCTCAGATTGAAATCCTTAGTCACATATCAGTTGGTGGATTCTTGAGTCATTGTGGTTGGAGTTCAATCCTTGAGAGCGCGATGCATGGTGTGCCACTAATCACATGGCCTCTGTTTGCTGAGCAGAGAATGAATGCATTTGTGCTGAGTGAGGGCCTAAAGGTGGGAGTGAGGCCAAGAGTTAATGAAAATGGCATTGTGGAAAGGATAGAGGTTTCTAAGGTGATCAAGTGTCTCATGGAAGGGGAAGAATGTGAGAAATTGCGCAATAatatgaaggaattgaaagaagcaGCTACTAATGCACTTCAAGAAGATGGGTCTTCTAGAAAGACTGTTTCTCAATTAGCACACAAGTGGAAAAATTTGGTGCATGAAAACTAG
- the LOC112417484 gene encoding UDP-glucuronate:xylan alpha-glucuronosyltransferase 2, producing MDVSNVNKLLVKRAPSKTLVVRFNLFCFAIFLIVYATLLLRLPSSVYFDSAASLVGCSLRECHHKAEKGIQIKGVLEELPKPKSWKPKANGTKIEVPNFLGEKIGKEMKIGMVNMNEDDDISEWNIHGEIIPINFDKVSQFFNWKDLFPEWIDEEEESEVPTCPELPMPEFATYENMDIIVAKLPCKYPEEGWAREVLRLQVHLMVANMVVKKGKKDWKRKSRVIFWSKCRPMLEIFRCDDLVNHEGDWWFFEVDVKRLEQKVSLPVGSCNLALPIWEQGIDKMEQNVRSKTRAKHEAYATILHSSERYVCGAITLAQSLLKTGTKRDLILLIDSSISVRKRHALKGAGWKIRTITRIGNPRGKNGTYNKYNYTKIRLWQLSDYEKIIFIDSDILVLRNLDILFNFPQMSATGNARSIFNAGMMVIEPSDCTFSVLMNLRHDIVSYNGGDQGFLNEIFVWWHRLPNRVNYLKNFWANTTVEASVKNGLFSADPPKLYAIHYLGLKPWHCYRDYDCNWDVVDQRVYASDVAHQRWWNFHDRMDKNLQSFCRLTRQRRTELNWERRRSSNMGSLDYQWKVKVIDPRNSDSHLMD from the exons ATGGATGTTTCAAATGTTAATAAGTTGCTGGTGAAGAGAGCACCATCCAAAACTTTGGTGGTCCGATTCAATTTGTTCTGTTTTGCCATCTTTCTGATTGTTTATGCAACCCTTCTTCTCCGTCTGCCTTCTTCGGTCTATTTTGATAGTGCAGCCTCACTTGTTGGATGCTCTTTGAGAGAATGCCATCACAAG GCAGAAAAAGGCATACAAATTAAAGGGGTGTTAGAGGAATtaccaaaaccaaaatcatGGAAGCCAAAGGCAAACGGAACTAAGATAGAAGTACCAAATTTTTTAGGCGAAAAAATTGgtaaagaaatgaaaattggaatGGTAAACATGAACGAAGACGACGACATAAGTGAATGGAACATACATGGAGAAATAATACCAATTAATTTCGATAAAGTATCACAATTTTTCAACTGGAAAGATTTATTTCCCGAATGGATcgacgaagaagaagaaagcgAAGTTCCAACATGTCCTGAATTACCAATGCCAGAATTTGCAACATACGAAAACATGGACATAATAGTTGCAAAGTTACCATGCAAGTATCCAGAAGAAGGATGGGCTAGGGAAGTTTTAAGGTTACAAGTTCATCTTATGGTAGCAAATATGGTTGTGAAGAAAGGGAAGAAAGATTGGAAACGGAAGAGTAGAGTTATTTTTTGGAGTAAATGTAGACCAATGTTGGAGATTTTTAGATGTGATGACTTGGTTAATCATGAAGGTGATTGGTGGTTTTTTGAGGTTGATGTAAAGAGATTGGAACAGAAAGTTTCTTTGCCTGTTGGGTCATGTAATTTAGCTTTGCCTATATGGGAACAAG GGATAGACAAAATGGAACAAAATGTAAGAAGCAAAACAAGAGCAAAACATGAAGCCTATGCAACAATCCTACACTCTTCAGAAAGATATGTTTGTGGAGCAATAACACTTGCACAAAGCCTCCTAAAAACAGGAACCAAACGTGACCTTATACTTCTCATTGACAGCTCCATATCCGTCCGCAAACGTCATGCCTTGAAAGGGGCCGGTTGGAAGATTCGAACCATCACTCGGATTGGAAACCCGAGAGGAAAGAATGGAACCTACAATAAGTATAATTATACCAAGATTCGTTTGTGGCAACTTTCTGATTATGAGAAAATCATCTTTATAGACTCTGATATTTTGGTGCTGAGGAATCTTGATATTCTCTTCAATTTTCCTCAAATGTCTGCTACTGGTAATGCTCGATCCATTTTCAACGCTGGGATGATGGTTATCGAGCCCTCTGATTGCACCTTCag TGTGCTCATGAACCTGCGCCACGACATCGTATCATACAACGGAGGTGATCAAGGGTTTCTAAATGAGATATTTGTGTGGTGGCATAGGCTTCCAAATCGGGTAAActatttaaagaatttttggGCCAACACAACAGTAGAAGCAAGTGTGAAAAATGGCTTATTTAGTGCTGACCCTCCAAAACTATATGCTATTCACTACCTTGGTTTGAAACCTTGGCATTGCTATAGAGACTATGATTGCAATTGGGATGTGGTGGACCAAAGGGTTTATGCAAGTGATGTGGCGCACCAACGTTGGTGGAATTTTCATGATAGAATGGACAAGAATTTACAAAGTTTTTGTAGGTTGACAAGACAACGTAGGACTGAGTTGAATTGGGAAAGGAGAAGATCTAGTAACATGGGATCACTTGATTATCAATGGAAGGTTAAAGTCATTGATCCTAGAAATTCTGACTCTCATTTGATGGATTAA
- the LOC11412568 gene encoding UDP-glucuronate:xylan alpha-glucuronosyltransferase 2 isoform X1, producing MDVSNLHKLVKTAPSKALIMRFNLLCLSIFLIVYATLLLRPSSSVYFDNAASLVRCSLRECHHKGEDSMKMKAVLEELPKAKSRNPKNGTKIEVPSFLGEKIGKGIKIGMVNMDEDDDVSEWNVHGETIPINFDKVSQFFNWTDLFPEWIDEEEESDVPTCPELPMPEFATYENMDIIVAKLPCKYPLEGWGREVLRLQVHLIVANMVVKKGKKDWKWKSKVVFWSKCRPMLEIFRCDDLVKHEGDWWFYEVDVKKLEQKISLPVGSCNLALPLWEQGIDKVYDISKMEQNVRSKTRAKHEAYATVLHSSESYVCGAITLAQSLLKTGTNRDLILLIDSSISVRKRRALAGAGWKIRTITRIRNPRAENGTYNEYNYSKFRLWQLTDYEKIIFIDSDILVLRNLDILFNFPQMSATGNDQSIFNSGIMVIEPSNCTFSVLMSRRHDIVSYNGGDQGFLNEIFVWWHRLPRRVNYLKNFWANTTVEASVKNGLFAADPPKLYAIHYLGLKPWHCYRDYDCNWDVMDQRVYASDVAHQRWWNFHDRMDKKLQSFCRLTRQRRTELNWERRRSNKMGSLDYHWRINVTDPRKSGSLLMD from the exons ATGGATGTTTCAAATCTTCATAAGTTGGTGAAGACAGCACCATCCAAAGCTTTGATTATGAGATTCAATTTGTTATGTCTTTCCATCTTTCTCATTGTTTATGCAACCCTTCTTCTTCGTCCTTCTTCTTCAGTCTATTTCGATAATGCAGCCTCGCTTGTTCGATGCTCATTGAGAGAATGCCATCACAAG GGAGAAGATAGCATGAAAATGAAAGCAGTATTGGAAGAATTACCAAAAGCAAAATCAAGGAACCCAAAGAATGGAACTAAGATAGAAGTACCAAGTTTTTTAGGCGAAAAAATCGGTAAGGGAATTAAAATTGGAATGGTGAACATGGACGAAGACGACGATGTAAGCGAATGGAACGTACATGGAGAAACAATACCAATTAATTTCGACAAAGTATCACAATTTTTCAACTGGACAGATTTATTTCCCGAATGGATcgacgaagaagaagaaagcgATGTTCCAACATGTCCCGAGTTACCAATGCCCGAATTCGCAACATATGAAAACATGGACATAATAGTTGCAAAGTTACCATGCAAGTATCCATTAGAAGGGTGGGGGAGAGAAGTTTTAAGGTTACAAGTTCATCTTATAGTTGCAAATATGGTtgtgaagaaaggaaaaaaggaTTGGAAATGGAAGAGTAAGGTTGTGTTTTGGAGTAAATGTAGACCAATGTTAGAGATTTTTAGATGTGATGATTTGGTTAAACATGAAGGTGATTGGTGGTTTTATGAAGTTGATGTAAAGAAGTTGGAGCAGAAAATTTCTTTGCCTGTTGGGTCTTGCAATTTGGCTTTACCTCTATGGGAACAAG GGATTGACAAAGTATATGACATATCCAAAATGGAACAAAACGTAAGAAGCAAAACAAGAGCAAAACATGAAGCCTATGCAACAGTACTTCACTCCTCAGAAAGCTACGTTTGTGGAGCAATAACACTTGCACAAAGCCTCTTAAAAACAGGAACCAACCGTGACCTTATACTTCTCATCGACAGCTCCATCTCCGTCCGCAAACGCCGTGCACTGGCAGGTGCCGGTTGGAAGATTCGAACCATCACCCGAATCCGAAACCCTAGAGCAGAAAATGGAACATATAATGAGTACAATTATAGTAAGTTTCGGTTGTGGCAACTTACTGATTATGAGAAAATCATCTTTATAGATTCTGATATTCTTGTGCTGAGGAATCTTGATATTCTCTTCAACTTCCCTCAAATGTCTGCCACTGGGAATGATCAGTCTATTTTCAACTCTGGCATCATGGTTATTGAGCCTTCCAATTGTACCTTCAG CGTGCTTATGAGCCGGCGCCATGACATCGTATCATACAATGGAGGTGATCAAGGGTTCCTAAATGAGATATTTGTGTGGTGGCATAGACTTCCAAGGAGGgtaaattatttaaagaatttttggGCCAACACAACAGTGGAAGCAAGTGTGAAAAATGGATTATTTGCTGCTGACCCTCCAAAACTATATGCTATCCATTACCTTGGTTTGAAACCTTGGCATTGCTATAGAGACTATGATTGCAATTGGGATGTAATGGATCAAAGGGTTTATGCTAGTGACGTGGCACACCAACGTTGGTGGAATTTTCATGATAGAATGGACAAGAAGTTACAAAGTTTTTGTAGGTTGACAAGACAACGTAGGACTGAGTTAAATTGGGAAAGGAGAAGATCTAATAAGATGGGATCACTTGATTATCATTGGAGGATTAATGTCACAGATCCTAGAAAATCTGGATCTCTTTTGATGGATTAG
- the LOC11412568 gene encoding UDP-glucuronate:xylan alpha-glucuronosyltransferase 2 isoform X2 — MLIERMPSQGKGEDSMKMKAVLEELPKAKSRNPKNGTKIEVPSFLGEKIGKGIKIGMVNMDEDDDVSEWNVHGETIPINFDKVSQFFNWTDLFPEWIDEEEESDVPTCPELPMPEFATYENMDIIVAKLPCKYPLEGWGREVLRLQVHLIVANMVVKKGKKDWKWKSKVVFWSKCRPMLEIFRCDDLVKHEGDWWFYEVDVKKLEQKISLPVGSCNLALPLWEQGIDKVYDISKMEQNVRSKTRAKHEAYATVLHSSESYVCGAITLAQSLLKTGTNRDLILLIDSSISVRKRRALAGAGWKIRTITRIRNPRAENGTYNEYNYSKFRLWQLTDYEKIIFIDSDILVLRNLDILFNFPQMSATGNDQSIFNSGIMVIEPSNCTFSVLMSRRHDIVSYNGGDQGFLNEIFVWWHRLPRRVNYLKNFWANTTVEASVKNGLFAADPPKLYAIHYLGLKPWHCYRDYDCNWDVMDQRVYASDVAHQRWWNFHDRMDKKLQSFCRLTRQRRTELNWERRRSNKMGSLDYHWRINVTDPRKSGSLLMD; from the exons ATGCTCATTGAGAGAATGCCATCACAAGGTAAG GGAGAAGATAGCATGAAAATGAAAGCAGTATTGGAAGAATTACCAAAAGCAAAATCAAGGAACCCAAAGAATGGAACTAAGATAGAAGTACCAAGTTTTTTAGGCGAAAAAATCGGTAAGGGAATTAAAATTGGAATGGTGAACATGGACGAAGACGACGATGTAAGCGAATGGAACGTACATGGAGAAACAATACCAATTAATTTCGACAAAGTATCACAATTTTTCAACTGGACAGATTTATTTCCCGAATGGATcgacgaagaagaagaaagcgATGTTCCAACATGTCCCGAGTTACCAATGCCCGAATTCGCAACATATGAAAACATGGACATAATAGTTGCAAAGTTACCATGCAAGTATCCATTAGAAGGGTGGGGGAGAGAAGTTTTAAGGTTACAAGTTCATCTTATAGTTGCAAATATGGTtgtgaagaaaggaaaaaaggaTTGGAAATGGAAGAGTAAGGTTGTGTTTTGGAGTAAATGTAGACCAATGTTAGAGATTTTTAGATGTGATGATTTGGTTAAACATGAAGGTGATTGGTGGTTTTATGAAGTTGATGTAAAGAAGTTGGAGCAGAAAATTTCTTTGCCTGTTGGGTCTTGCAATTTGGCTTTACCTCTATGGGAACAAG GGATTGACAAAGTATATGACATATCCAAAATGGAACAAAACGTAAGAAGCAAAACAAGAGCAAAACATGAAGCCTATGCAACAGTACTTCACTCCTCAGAAAGCTACGTTTGTGGAGCAATAACACTTGCACAAAGCCTCTTAAAAACAGGAACCAACCGTGACCTTATACTTCTCATCGACAGCTCCATCTCCGTCCGCAAACGCCGTGCACTGGCAGGTGCCGGTTGGAAGATTCGAACCATCACCCGAATCCGAAACCCTAGAGCAGAAAATGGAACATATAATGAGTACAATTATAGTAAGTTTCGGTTGTGGCAACTTACTGATTATGAGAAAATCATCTTTATAGATTCTGATATTCTTGTGCTGAGGAATCTTGATATTCTCTTCAACTTCCCTCAAATGTCTGCCACTGGGAATGATCAGTCTATTTTCAACTCTGGCATCATGGTTATTGAGCCTTCCAATTGTACCTTCAG CGTGCTTATGAGCCGGCGCCATGACATCGTATCATACAATGGAGGTGATCAAGGGTTCCTAAATGAGATATTTGTGTGGTGGCATAGACTTCCAAGGAGGgtaaattatttaaagaatttttggGCCAACACAACAGTGGAAGCAAGTGTGAAAAATGGATTATTTGCTGCTGACCCTCCAAAACTATATGCTATCCATTACCTTGGTTTGAAACCTTGGCATTGCTATAGAGACTATGATTGCAATTGGGATGTAATGGATCAAAGGGTTTATGCTAGTGACGTGGCACACCAACGTTGGTGGAATTTTCATGATAGAATGGACAAGAAGTTACAAAGTTTTTGTAGGTTGACAAGACAACGTAGGACTGAGTTAAATTGGGAAAGGAGAAGATCTAATAAGATGGGATCACTTGATTATCATTGGAGGATTAATGTCACAGATCCTAGAAAATCTGGATCTCTTTTGATGGATTAG